The following are encoded together in the Fusarium keratoplasticum isolate Fu6.1 chromosome 1, whole genome shotgun sequence genome:
- a CDS encoding NADH-cytochrome b5 reductase: protein MFARTFRAAQPLKRSVRRYATEAGGAGGSNAILFAGGAAVLGGAAYWYFSGASSPAAAAADVKQAVGAEPKKAFTGGDQGFLSLKLAEVEIVNHNTKRLRFELPEPDQVSGLPVASALLTKYKGPEDEKATLRPYTPTSDEGEKGFIDFVIKKYPNGPMSTHIHNLVPGQRLDIKGPLPKYQWEENKHTHIALIAGGTGITPMYQLARAIFNNPNDKTKVTLVFGNVTEEDILLKKQFDELENTYPQRFRAFYVLDNPPKEWVGNKGYITKELLKTVLPEPKEENIKLFVCGPPGLMKAISGNKVSPKDQGELTGSLKELGYSQEQVYKF from the exons ATGTTTGCCAGAACTTTCCGCGCGGCCCAGCCTCTCAAGAGG TCCGTCCGCCGCTATGCCACCGAGGCCGGCGGCGCGGGCGGCTCCAACGCCATCCTGTTCGCCGGCGGCGCTGCTGTCCTCGGCGGTGCCGCTTACTGGTACTTCAGCGGAGCCTCGTCgcccgctgccgccgccgcggACGTGAAGCAGGCGGTCGGTGctgagcccaagaaggcctTCACTGGCGGTGATCAGGGTTTCCTCTctctcaagctcgccgaggtcgagatcgtcaaccacaacaccaagcgcCTGCGCTTCGAGCTTCCTGAGCCCGACCAGGTCTCTGGTCTTCCTGTTGCTAGCGCCCTTCTCACCAAGTACAAGGGccccgaggacgagaaggccACTCTCCGACCTTATACCCCCACCAGCGATGAGG GCGAGAAGGGTTTCATTGACTTCGTTATCAAGAAGTACCCCAACGGCCCCATGAGCACCCACATCCACAACCTGGTTCCCGGCCAGCGCCTCGACATCAAGGGCCCTCTGCCCAAGTACCAGTGGGAGGAGAACAAGCACACCCACatcgccctcatcgccgGCGGTACCGGCATCACCCCCATGTACCAGCTCGCTcgcgccatcttcaacaaccccaacgacaagaccaaggtcaCCCTCGTCTTCGGCAAcgtcaccgaggaggacatcctcctcaagaagcagttcgacgagctcgagaacACCTACCCCCAGCGCTTCCGCGCTTTCTACGTGCTCGACAACCCTCCCAAGGAGTGGGTCGGCAACAAGGGCtacatcaccaaggagctcctcaagacTGTCCTCCCcgagcccaaggaggagaacaTCAAGCTGTTTGTCTGCGGCCCTCCCGGCCTGATGAAGGCCATCTCGGGCAACAAGGTCAGCCCCAAGGACCAGGGCGAGCTGACCGGCTccctcaaggagctcggcTACTCGCAGGAGCAGGTGTACAAGTTCTAA